Proteins from a single region of Neomonachus schauinslandi chromosome 10, ASM220157v2, whole genome shotgun sequence:
- the PCBP1 gene encoding poly(rC)-binding protein 1 isoform X3 translates to MDAGVTESGLNVTLTIRLLMHGKEVGSIIGKKGESVKRIREESGARINISEGNCPERIITLTGPTNAIFKAFAMIIDKLEEDINSSMTNSTAASRPPVTLRLVVPATQCGSLIGKGGCKIKEIRESTGAQVQVAGDMLPNSTERAITIAGVPQSVTECVKQICLVMLEAYSIQGQHTISPLDLAKLNQVARQQSHFAMMHGGTGFAGIDSSSPEVKGYWASLDASTQTTHELTIPNNLIGCIIGRQGANINEIRQMSGAQIKIANPVEGSSGRQVTITGSAASISLAQYLINARLSSEKGMGCS, encoded by the exons ATGGATGCCGGTGTGACTGAAAGTGGACTAAATGTGACTCTCACCATTCGGCTGCTTATGCACGGAAAGGAAGTAGGAAGCATCATTGGGAAGAAAGGGGAGTCGGTTAAGAGGATCCGCGAGGAGAGTGGCGCGCGGATCAACATCTCGGAGGGGAATTGCCCGGAGAGAATCATCACTCTGACCGGCCCTACCAATGCCATCTTTAAGGCCTTCGCTATGATCATCGACAAGCTGGAAGAAGATATCAACAGCTCCATGACCAACAGCACGGCGGCCAGCAGGCCCCCGGTCACCCTGAGGCTGGTGGTGCCGGCCACCCAGTGCGGCTCCCTGATTGGGAAAGGCGGGTGTAAGATCAAAGAGATCCGCGAGAGTACGGGGGCCCAAGTCCAGGTGGCGGGGGATATGCTGCCCAACTCCACCGAGCGGGCCATCACCATTGCTGGCGTGCCGCAGTCTGTCACCGAGTGTGTCAAGCAGATCTGCCTGGTCATGCTGGAG GCCTACTCGATTCAAGGACAACACACCATTTCTCCGCTCGATCTGGCCAAGCTGAACCAGGTGGCAAGACAACAGTCTCACTTTGCCATGATGCACGGCGGGACCGGATTCGCCGGAATTGACTCCAGCTCTCCAGAGGTGAAAGGCTATTGGGCAAGTTTGGATGCATCTACTCAAACCACCCATGAACTCACCATTCCAAATAACTTAATTGGCTGCATAATCGGGCGCCAAGGCGCCAACATTAATGAGATCCGCCAGATGTCCGGGGCCCAGATCAAAATTGCCAATCCAGTGGAAGGCTCTTCTGGTAGGCAGGTTACTATCACTGGTTCTGCTGCCAGTATTAGTCTGGCCCAATATCTAATCAATGCCAGGCTTTCCTCCGAGAAGGGCATGGGGTGCAGCTAG
- the PCBP1 gene encoding poly(rC)-binding protein 1 isoform X2, protein MDAGVTESGLNVTLTIRLLMHGKEVGSIIGKKGESVKRIREESGARINISEGNCPERIITLTGPTNAIFKAFAMIIDKLEEDINSSMTNSTAASRPPVTLRLVVPATQCGSLIGKGGCKIKEIRESTGAQVQVAGDMLPNSTERAITIAGVPQSVTECVKQICLVMLETLSQSPQGRVMTIPYQPMPASSPVICAGDAYSIQGQHTISPLDLAKLNQVARQQSHFAMMHGGTGFAGIDSSSPEVKGYWASLDASTQTTHELTIPNNLIGCIIGRQGANINEIRQMSGAQIKIANPVEGSSGRQVTITGSAASISLAQYLINARLSSEKGMGCS, encoded by the exons ATGGATGCCGGTGTGACTGAAAGTGGACTAAATGTGACTCTCACCATTCGGCTGCTTATGCACGGAAAGGAAGTAGGAAGCATCATTGGGAAGAAAGGGGAGTCGGTTAAGAGGATCCGCGAGGAGAGTGGCGCGCGGATCAACATCTCGGAGGGGAATTGCCCGGAGAGAATCATCACTCTGACCGGCCCTACCAATGCCATCTTTAAGGCCTTCGCTATGATCATCGACAAGCTGGAAGAAGATATCAACAGCTCCATGACCAACAGCACGGCGGCCAGCAGGCCCCCGGTCACCCTGAGGCTGGTGGTGCCGGCCACCCAGTGCGGCTCCCTGATTGGGAAAGGCGGGTGTAAGATCAAAGAGATCCGCGAGAGTACGGGGGCCCAAGTCCAGGTGGCGGGGGATATGCTGCCCAACTCCACCGAGCGGGCCATCACCATTGCTGGCGTGCCGCAGTCTGTCACCGAGTGTGTCAAGCAGATCTGCCTGGTCATGCTGGAGACGCTCTCCCAGTCTCCGCAAGGGAGAGTCATGACCATTCCGTACCAGCCCATGCCGGCCAGCTCTCCAGTCATCTGCGCGGGCG ATGCCTACTCGATTCAAGGACAACACACCATTTCTCCGCTCGATCTGGCCAAGCTGAACCAGGTGGCAAGACAACAGTCTCACTTTGCCATGATGCACGGCGGGACCGGATTCGCCGGAATTGACTCCAGCTCTCCAGAGGTGAAAGGCTATTGGGCAAGTTTGGATGCATCTACTCAAACCACCCATGAACTCACCATTCCAAATAACTTAATTGGCTGCATAATCGGGCGCCAAGGCGCCAACATTAATGAGATCCGCCAGATGTCCGGGGCCCAGATCAAAATTGCCAATCCAGTGGAAGGCTCTTCTGGTAGGCAGGTTACTATCACTGGTTCTGCTGCCAGTATTAGTCTGGCCCAATATCTAATCAATGCCAGGCTTTCCTCCGAGAAGGGCATGGGGTGCAGCTAG
- the PCBP1 gene encoding poly(rC)-binding protein 1 isoform X1, with the protein MDAGVTESGLNVTLTIRLLMHGKEVGSIIGKKGESVKRIREESGARINISEGNCPERIITLTGPTNAIFKAFAMIIDKLEEDINSSMTNSTAASRPPVTLRLVVPATQCGSLIGKGGCKIKEIRESTGAQVQVAGDMLPNSTERAITIAGVPQSVTECVKQICLVMLETLSQSPQGRVMTIPYQPMPASSPVICAGGQDRCSDAAGYPHATHDLEGPPLDAYSIQGQHTISPLDLAKLNQVARQQSHFAMMHGGTGFAGIDSSSPEVKGYWASLDASTQTTHELTIPNNLIGCIIGRQGANINEIRQMSGAQIKIANPVEGSSGRQVTITGSAASISLAQYLINARLSSEKGMGCS; encoded by the coding sequence ATGGATGCCGGTGTGACTGAAAGTGGACTAAATGTGACTCTCACCATTCGGCTGCTTATGCACGGAAAGGAAGTAGGAAGCATCATTGGGAAGAAAGGGGAGTCGGTTAAGAGGATCCGCGAGGAGAGTGGCGCGCGGATCAACATCTCGGAGGGGAATTGCCCGGAGAGAATCATCACTCTGACCGGCCCTACCAATGCCATCTTTAAGGCCTTCGCTATGATCATCGACAAGCTGGAAGAAGATATCAACAGCTCCATGACCAACAGCACGGCGGCCAGCAGGCCCCCGGTCACCCTGAGGCTGGTGGTGCCGGCCACCCAGTGCGGCTCCCTGATTGGGAAAGGCGGGTGTAAGATCAAAGAGATCCGCGAGAGTACGGGGGCCCAAGTCCAGGTGGCGGGGGATATGCTGCCCAACTCCACCGAGCGGGCCATCACCATTGCTGGCGTGCCGCAGTCTGTCACCGAGTGTGTCAAGCAGATCTGCCTGGTCATGCTGGAGACGCTCTCCCAGTCTCCGCAAGGGAGAGTCATGACCATTCCGTACCAGCCCATGCCGGCCAGCTCTCCAGTCATCTGCGCGGGCGGCCAAGATCGGTGCAGCGACGCTGCGGGCTACCCCCATGCCACTCATGACCTGGAGGGACCACCTCTAGATGCCTACTCGATTCAAGGACAACACACCATTTCTCCGCTCGATCTGGCCAAGCTGAACCAGGTGGCAAGACAACAGTCTCACTTTGCCATGATGCACGGCGGGACCGGATTCGCCGGAATTGACTCCAGCTCTCCAGAGGTGAAAGGCTATTGGGCAAGTTTGGATGCATCTACTCAAACCACCCATGAACTCACCATTCCAAATAACTTAATTGGCTGCATAATCGGGCGCCAAGGCGCCAACATTAATGAGATCCGCCAGATGTCCGGGGCCCAGATCAAAATTGCCAATCCAGTGGAAGGCTCTTCTGGTAGGCAGGTTACTATCACTGGTTCTGCTGCCAGTATTAGTCTGGCCCAATATCTAATCAATGCCAGGCTTTCCTCCGAGAAGGGCATGGGGTGCAGCTAG